The sequence ATCAGCGTTCCCGTTTCGTGCCCCGCATCTGCGCCGGCGAAACCATGTCCATGGACTTGACCGAACCCGATGCCGGATCCGACCTGCAGCGCGTTATGCTGAAGGCAACCTACAGCGAAACAGACAAGTGCTGGTACCTGAATGGTGTGAAGCGCTTCATCACCAACGGTGACTCCGACATTCACCTGGTTCTTGCCCGCTCTGAAGAAGGCACCAAGGATGGCCGCGGTCTTTCCATGTTCATCTATGACAAGCGCGACGGTGGCGTCGATGTTCGTCGTATCGAAAACAAGATGGGTATCCACGGTTCTCCGACCTGCGAACTGGTTTACAAGAACGCCAAGGCAGAACTCTGCGGCCGTCGCAAGTTCGGTCTCATCAAGTACGTGATGGCCCTCATGAACGGAGCCCGTCTCGGTATCGCTGCACAGGCAGTGGGTATCAGCCAGGCTTCCTACGACGAAGCTCTCGCCTACGCCAAGGACCGTAAGCAGTTCAACCAGGCTATCATCAACTTCCCCGGCGTCTACGAAATGCTTTCCAACATGAAGGCTCGCCTGGACGCTGGCCGCGCCCTCCTTTATCAGACTGCTCGCTACGTCGACATCTACAAGTCTCTTGAAGATATCGAACGCACCCGCAAGCTCACTGACGAAGAAAAGGCTGAACTGAAGCTGTACAACAAGTTGGCATCTGCCGGCACTCCGCTCACCAAGGGCATGAACGCCGAATACTCCAACATCAACAGCTACGACAGCATCCAGGTTCACGGCGGTTCCGGCTACATGCTGGAATACGCTTGCCAGCGCCTCTATCGCGACGCTCGTATTACCTCCATCTACGAAGGTACTACCCAGCTCCAGGTTGTTGCAGCCCTTCCGCACATCACCACCGGCACCTACACTTCCATGCTCGACGAACTGGAAGCAGCCGCTGTTGCACCGGAATTCGAAAGCCTCAAGGCCCGCGCAAAGGCTATGGACGACAAGTTCAAGGCAGCCATCGACTACGTCAAGGCCGCTGAAAACAACGAGTTCCTGGACCTCTGCAGCCGCCGCCTGTACGAAATGGCCGGTAACTGCGTCATGGCACAGCTCCTCATCCGCGACGCTTCTGCAAACGCAGAACTGTTCGGCAAGAGCGCCAAGGTTTACCTGAACCTCGCTGAAGCAGAAGTGATGAAGCACTCCAACTTCATCATGGGCATGACTGCAGAACAGATCGCTGACTACAAGGCTTAATCGCTAGATGTCATCCTGAATGAAGTCGCGAAAGCGACGAAATGAAGGATCCAGCATTTAAAAGACCTTGACTCGCAAGAGTCGGGGCCTTTTTTCGATAGATAGTTAGCTATAACGAATCAAGCAAATCATTAAAAAGCTGTTCGCCAATATGTCGTCCGCTAGAACGCAGAGCATCTACAACACCGCGGATTTCATCTGCAGAAATAAAACTCTTTTTGTAGGCTGCGCGAAATATACCGATTGTCCCCATTATGTTGAAGCCGATATTTTTTGCAATTTGTCGAGCACGAACTTCATCAAGAAGCACAAGGTCAGCCTTTATTCGATCCGTAAGAATCAAGGCTTCGCTTTCACCGAGATCAAGCCCTGTAGTACGTCTAAAAAGAGAAACCTCATCCGGATTGACATCCTGAATTCGAATGAATTCACAGCCCCGGACTTCATTCGCTTCTTCATAAAAATCGGAATTACTCGTTAGCTCAGCAAATACACCTTGAGGGATATAAACAACCCCAAAAAGTTTTTGAAGCAAATCTAATCGGTTGATTTTAAGAAGCGTTATAAGAGGAGTCGTATCAGATACAACTATCATACTTGAGCGGTCTCTTTTGCAACAAGGCGCTCGTATGTGGCAACATCTTCCTCAACCTCGCTCCAGGCCATATCAATATAAGGAATACCTTCCTTGGCGTACAGTTCAATAAGTTCCCACTTTGTGATGCCAAGAATTTCGGCTGCTCGACCATGGGATATGGTAAGGTTCTTTATAAACGGATGCAACATCATCGCTAACTGAACAAGTCCATCACCCGACTCGCTCGTAATATACGGTTCCATCGCCACGGGAACCTGAAGCTGAACAGTTGTCATTTCCATAGAAATACCTCACCACTCAATATACAATATTATCGAACACAGCGCAAGACGCATGCATTCCTTGTTACCGATAATAGCGGAAGCTCTTTGAATGCGATAAGGCCGGTATGATTTTAGCAGCGATACTACCTGTAATATTCTTCAGGTGTTTTTCCGTAGAATCGGTTAAAGTAATCGGAAACGCCATTCCAATCAGGGTAAACAGTATCAACGGTCTTCCCAAGTAAATTAAGCTCTTCACGAATTCTTGTTTTTGCACTATACGGGATACGGATTTTGGCAAGGCGAATTTCAGTACCTTTGTTAGATTCTAGAGTGGCCAGATGAGTCTTGTCACCATCTATGCCAAAGAGAAGGAAGGCCCCCTGCTGCGACTTGATTCTTGGATTATCCAAAAGCGGATGAACGCAATAAATGGACTCCATATTATCCTTTTTTATCCATGGTCCAAAATAGGATTTTTCCGCCCTTATTTCATGCAACAGATGTTTGATGCTGTCGTCCTCATTAAATGCGGTGCGAGCCGCTTCCTCTGTGGAACCAGACAAATGCCTTATATCAAGGTTATCATAATTGTAAAGCGCAATATTTGAAATCACGCTCACTACATCGGAATGCCAGTTGCGAACAGAATCCTTGTGAATTTCATAAACGAGTACGACAGAATCGCAATTATCACCCACCTGAGACTTCGGATCATTATAAAGAGCGAAGAACAAGGATTGCAGAGAATCCAAAGAAACATCCAGCAAACGGGTGCGAATTCCATAATGCTGCATCAAGGAAAGCTTTTCAAAAGTCGTGGAGCAGCCTGCAAATTCATGAGCCAACCTGCGTTCGCATTCCCGGAATAGCGTAGATTCCCTATTGCCTTGTAGCCAGCCATCTCGCGCAATCCCCGGCGTTCCCGCTGACGTCCCATAATCCTGAGGCTCACCACGAAAATAGAGTTGAACATCTTCGCGATATCCCTCTACACCATAGCGCGTAAAGGTTTTTAGCACTTCTAGGTAATCGGCTACAGAATAGATGTCGTAATAAGCAGACATCAAGGAACCTCTACTTCCGTGATTGAATATTCAGATTCAGATTTTTCTGAGGCAAAGCGTCCTTCAATCGTCAGTTTTAACGGTTTCTTGTTGAGCATCGCCATGGCAAGGAGAATTCTTGCGATTTCACAATCGGTTTTAATTGAATACGGTTTGCCAAGTTCCAACAGTTTGGAATTTTCGACATTTCCGTTATTTTCCAAAAGATTAAGAATTTCATCCTTTGACTTTTCGTAACGATGTTTGCCAACGCCGTTGAGAACGACCTTACCTTCGGAGATAATCTTAGTGACAATTGCGGTTATGGAGTATTTCACAAGATGTTTACTAGCGTTCGACTTTTTACTCATTTCACCCTTCTTTATTATTACTGACATTTTGACAGGGCCGCCTGGCCTTGCGGCTTGGCGGCGGTTTTGGGCGGGGGCGCTATGCAGCCCCGCCGCTAGGCTACCCACTGACCGTGGGGTGCCTAGTTAGAGTCCTGGAGACAACGAACGGAGTAACCGAAGTACTTACTGTAGTTGAGCATGCTGGCATAAACGTAGTAGTAGTGCAAGAACATGTAGTAGGCGGAGTAGCTACCGCTCCCGCTCTGAGAGGCAGACCAGAAGTAGGCGTAGTCGCCGGCATCGTAGAAATGGCCACTGTTGCTTCTGTAGCCTGCAGGGAGCGCGGAGAAACCGTAATCGTCAGTTCCATTACCACTTTTCCAGCCATAAGTTGATTTCAGTTTAGTCGCTGCAACACTGGAACCAACTGTTTTCATTAGAGTTTCAAATTCAGAACTACTTGGTAAGTGCCAGCCCTCAGGGCATACGCCACGGACCACCCCACTAGCGCTACAAGTTTTATCATAGCCACACCCCTTTCCTGTAGTAGAGAACACTGCCGCCGAATCCATTGCCGCAGCCCAAGTATACAGACGACCGTACTTGGCACAAGAGTCTGGATTATTGTTATAACAATAACTTTTGGCAGTTCCCTCATTATAATCATAGTTCAAGTTCTCGGCCATCCAGGTTTGAGACCCAATGGTCACTGTTCTATAAGTTTTATTATCTCGAGAATCCTTCACAATTCCAAATCTATTGAATATCCATTGATCCGAACACACCCACCGTTCTTCAACAGATTCATCAGATAATGTTGTAATTATTTTTCCTTGCGTATAACTTGTACAACCTAATTCCAGGTTAATTTCAGTAGCCGTTGCCGTTCTAAAGGAACCGTCATCACAGACATACTTGTTATCGGCATTTACAGCCCCGCTAACAATTGATCCATCCTTAGAGCAAGTGTAACCATAGGTATCGTATTCCAATGCGGTTGCTCTTGTCCAAGAGCTAGACTTACAGATATAATAGACACTCCCTGTTTCCGATACAGTCCCAGCATTGTAACTTGTACAACCTAATTCCAGGTTAATTTCATCAGCCGTTGCCGTTCTAAAGGAACCTCCATCACAGACATACTTGTTATTGGCATTTACAGCCCCGCTAACAATTGATCCATCCTTAGAGCAAGTGGAACCATAGGTATCGTATTCCAATGCGGTTGCTCTTGTCCAAGAGCTAAACTTACAAATATAATAGACACTACCTGTTTCCGATACAGTTCCATCATTTTTCGTTGTACAGGAGCCTAAGGCACATTCTACGATACTAGCAGTATTCCACTTGCCGTTCCTGTACACATACTTGGCGTCAGTAACGTTACCTTTCTTAACTTCGCCGGTAGTTCCCGACGACCAGCCGTAAGTATTTGCTTGCAGAGTGGTCAGGATTTTCCATTGGGTGCTTTCACATACATAATAGGTTCCCTGCTCATTTACAATTGTCCTGGCATTACTTGCAGTACAAGATCCTAAAGTACTTTCTACGGTACTAGCGGCATTCCACGTGCTGTTCCTGTATACATACTTGGCATCAGTAATGTTACCTTTCTTAACTTCGCCGGTAGTTCCAGCGGTCCAGCCATAAGTATCAGCTTCCTCCAAGGTGGCCAAACTATTCCACTGGGTATCTTCACATACATAATAGGTGCCTTGGTTATTTTTAATTGTCTTAACATCACTTGCCGTGCAGGAACCCAGCGCACTTTCAACAGCATCGGCCTCAGTCCAGGTTCCATCACGATATACATACCTAGCATCTGTAACATTGCCTTTTTTGACTTCGCCTACTGCACCGGCGGACCAGCCATAGGTGTCATACTCTATAGTCGTTGCTTTTTCCCAAATGTTAGATTTGCAGATGTAATATACATTGCCCGTCTTGTCCACGGTTCCAGATTTTGATGCCGTGCAGGAGCCCAAGGCATCTTCGACGGGATTTACCTCAGTCCAGGCTCCGCCACGATACACATACTTGGCATCCGTATAGGCACCCTTCTTGACTTCACCGGTTTCGCCTGCGTCCCAGCCGTAGGTATCGGCCTCCAGATTCGTAATCTTTTTCCAACTTGAAGATTTGCAGAGGTAATAGCTATTGACATTCTTGCTGTACTTATTTTTATTCTGCGCAATGACTCCGGAGCGGACACTGGTGCAGCCGCCCAGACCGTACACATTGTTCCAGAACATTTCCACCTGAGCCTCAAACCTCGGAACATCCAGAATATTCCAGGACTTCACATTGGCACGGATTTCGTCTCCATCAATTTCGGTAGCAAAGTCAGCCATTACGGCCTTGGTAGAATCATCTTCCCAAGATCCGTCCTTTTCAATATCCGCAATAAAACGATCTATGGCGATTTTGATTTCCGTATCGGATCGATCGCCCAAAAACAGCAGGTTCAACATCATGAGGCTTGCGTTGGCGTAGTCCACATTGTCGTCTTCGCTATCTTCGAATACACTTAAATCTTCGCTATACTTGACTGTTGTCGGAAGTTCAAAGGCGGTCATGATTTCCTGGTCAGCCTGTTTCTTTGCGGCATAGACACTATAACCCTTACGGACCAGATACATGGCGCGTTTGTATTCCAGGTGAGTCAACAGGTTTATATTCACCTTGGTGCGAGAATCCGTTTTCAAATCGGTGAGGACAAACAGACTGATGGAATCCTTGGAGTATTCGCCAGTGACCTCATTCCTGTACTGACCACGAACTTCCACGCCGGCATAGGGAGAAATCAGGTTCACATTGGGAATAACGAAGTCGCCCTTGTTACTGCTGATTTCGTCTTCGTAAACCATTCCAGTCGGGTCCAGAGTTTCTTCGGAAAGTTCCCTCAGATAAACCGGAGAGCCAAACTTGAAGGGGCCCTTCTGAGCCACACCCAGGATGGAACGTTTCTTGACCACAAGATTTTCGTCTGTATATTTGTCCTTGTTGAAAGAACTGCTAGATTTTTCGCTTTCACTCGGAATGACACTTGAGGAACTAGCATCTATGGAACTGCTAGATTTTTCGCTATCGCTCTGAATGACACTTGAGGAACCGGGTGCCATAGAGCTACTGGATTTAGTTTCGTCATCAGAATCATCCGATTCGGAGAGGTCGATCCAGGAACCGTTTCTGCAAAGGTAGTCTGTCAGTTTTTCGGCTACATAAACGGTATCGCCTTCGCGCTCGCTGGTACAACGCCCCATTTCAACAAGAGTAGCCACTTCGCGACCATTATCCTCGTTATCCGCCTTTGACGAATTGCCGGAATCATCACCGCAAGCGAACAAAGCCGCAGCACTCAAAATGGCGGCACCTACTTTCAGCAAGTTCATTGCCACATGTTTCATTTCCGCATTCTTTTTCAAAGACATAACAGCCTCCATCGATTAAAATCCTATGGAGTTTTGCCTTGTTCAACAATGTAGAGCGTCAATTCGTATGGAAAAAGGACGTGGGTCGCGACATTTACCTAAACGGGGCTCTCGACAGCCTCAACACGATAAACGCAAACGACCCACGCCCCGAAAGGGCTGTTGTCCATGGCTTGTACAGCCAAAAGACCAGCTTGAAAAAGCCGGCACGACAAACTGAAACATACTGCAAAAAAGCAGTATGCTTGCGTGAGCGTTCGCCTTGTCCCCGTGTTGTGAAATGGTCGAGATTTCGTTTAGAGAACAAGAGC is a genomic window of Fibrobacter sp. UWH6 containing:
- a CDS encoding DUF3368 domain-containing protein, whose amino-acid sequence is MIVVSDTTPLITLLKINRLDLLQKLFGVVYIPQGVFAELTSNSDFYEEANEVRGCEFIRIQDVNPDEVSLFRRTTGLDLGESEALILTDRIKADLVLLDEVRARQIAKNIGFNIMGTIGIFRAAYKKSFISADEIRGVVDALRSSGRHIGEQLFNDLLDSL
- a CDS encoding UPF0175 family protein, which gives rise to MEMTTVQLQVPVAMEPYITSESGDGLVQLAMMLHPFIKNLTISHGRAAEILGITKWELIELYAKEGIPYIDMAWSEVEEDVATYERLVAKETAQV
- a CDS encoding FRG domain-containing protein; translation: MSAYYDIYSVADYLEVLKTFTRYGVEGYREDVQLYFRGEPQDYGTSAGTPGIARDGWLQGNRESTLFRECERRLAHEFAGCSTTFEKLSLMQHYGIRTRLLDVSLDSLQSLFFALYNDPKSQVGDNCDSVVLVYEIHKDSVRNWHSDVVSVISNIALYNYDNLDIRHLSGSTEEAARTAFNEDDSIKHLLHEIRAEKSYFGPWIKKDNMESIYCVHPLLDNPRIKSQQGAFLLFGIDGDKTHLATLESNKGTEIRLAKIRIPYSAKTRIREELNLLGKTVDTVYPDWNGVSDYFNRFYGKTPEEYYR
- a CDS encoding fibrobacter succinogenes major paralogous domain-containing protein produces the protein MSLKKNAEMKHVAMNLLKVGAAILSAAALFACGDDSGNSSKADNEDNGREVATLVEMGRCTSEREGDTVYVAEKLTDYLCRNGSWIDLSESDDSDDETKSSSSMAPGSSSVIQSDSEKSSSSIDASSSSVIPSESEKSSSSFNKDKYTDENLVVKKRSILGVAQKGPFKFGSPVYLRELSEETLDPTGMVYEDEISSNKGDFVIPNVNLISPYAGVEVRGQYRNEVTGEYSKDSISLFVLTDLKTDSRTKVNINLLTHLEYKRAMYLVRKGYSVYAAKKQADQEIMTAFELPTTVKYSEDLSVFEDSEDDNVDYANASLMMLNLLFLGDRSDTEIKIAIDRFIADIEKDGSWEDDSTKAVMADFATEIDGDEIRANVKSWNILDVPRFEAQVEMFWNNVYGLGGCTSVRSGVIAQNKNKYSKNVNSYYLCKSSSWKKITNLEADTYGWDAGETGEVKKGAYTDAKYVYRGGAWTEVNPVEDALGSCTASKSGTVDKTGNVYYICKSNIWEKATTIEYDTYGWSAGAVGEVKKGNVTDARYVYRDGTWTEADAVESALGSCTASDVKTIKNNQGTYYVCEDTQWNSLATLEEADTYGWTAGTTGEVKKGNITDAKYVYRNSTWNAASTVESTLGSCTASNARTIVNEQGTYYVCESTQWKILTTLQANTYGWSSGTTGEVKKGNVTDAKYVYRNGKWNTASIVECALGSCTTKNDGTVSETGSVYYICKFSSWTRATALEYDTYGSTCSKDGSIVSGAVNANNKYVCDGGSFRTATADEINLELGCTSYNAGTVSETGSVYYICKSSSWTRATALEYDTYGYTCSKDGSIVSGAVNADNKYVCDDGSFRTATATEINLELGCTSYTQGKIITTLSDESVEERWVCSDQWIFNRFGIVKDSRDNKTYRTVTIGSQTWMAENLNYDYNEGTAKSYCYNNNPDSCAKYGRLYTWAAAMDSAAVFSTTGKGCGYDKTCSASGVVRGVCPEGWHLPSSSEFETLMKTVGSSVAATKLKSTYGWKSGNGTDDYGFSALPAGYRSNSGHFYDAGDYAYFWSASQSGSGSYSAYYMFLHYYYVYASMLNYSKYFGYSVRCLQDSN
- a CDS encoding acyl-CoA dehydrogenase family protein — its product is MANFYTDHPEIKFNIESSPLMNRIVELRENGFANEEKSDYAPADYADAIDNYNKVCELAGDIVSNVIAPNAEAVDAEGPHCENGRVRYASKTYENLEATVKAGLCGVTMPRRFGGLNFPVTAYTAINEMIAAGDAGFENIWSLQDCIETLYEFGDEDQRSRFVPRICAGETMSMDLTEPDAGSDLQRVMLKATYSETDKCWYLNGVKRFITNGDSDIHLVLARSEEGTKDGRGLSMFIYDKRDGGVDVRRIENKMGIHGSPTCELVYKNAKAELCGRRKFGLIKYVMALMNGARLGIAAQAVGISQASYDEALAYAKDRKQFNQAIINFPGVYEMLSNMKARLDAGRALLYQTARYVDIYKSLEDIERTRKLTDEEKAELKLYNKLASAGTPLTKGMNAEYSNINSYDSIQVHGGSGYMLEYACQRLYRDARITSIYEGTTQLQVVAALPHITTGTYTSMLDELEAAAVAPEFESLKARAKAMDDKFKAAIDYVKAAENNEFLDLCSRRLYEMAGNCVMAQLLIRDASANAELFGKSAKVYLNLAEAEVMKHSNFIMGMTAEQIADYKA